Proteins encoded together in one Camelina sativa cultivar DH55 chromosome 9, Cs, whole genome shotgun sequence window:
- the LOC104713807 gene encoding reticulon-like protein B13, with protein MANDVTKDPSPKSDIVEDIYLWRRKKLAFSILSVSTSTWILLNFYGFNSITIVSWIGIAVVSMVFLWGSLLRLLSKVEPELSGLEVSEEFVTETVRSCRMLMEEIVRWMFRVGAESEWFIFARTVLGFWILSRIGKLLEFQTCLFIGLVMGLTVPKLWEKYGVQIHKQLGDVKERSKGVYDTTHEKILMMKNKLQHGTYDKVKKSE; from the exons ATGGCTAACGACGTGACCAAAGATCCCTCACCCAAATCTG ATATTGTGGAGGATATTTACTTATGGAGGAGGAAGAAATTAGCCTTCTCTATACTCTCAGTCTCAACATCGACATGGATTTTACTCAACTTTTATGGTTTCAATTCCATAACCATTGTTTCTTGGATCGGTATCGCTGTTGTCTCTATGGTTTTCCTCTGGGGGAGTTTACTTCGCCTTCTCAGCAA GGTCGAACCGGAGCTGTCAGGGTTAGAAGTGTCGGAGGAGTTTGTAACAGAGACAGTGAGGTCTTGTCGGATGTTAATGGAAGAAATTGTTAGATGGATGTTCCGAGTCGGTGCTGAGAGTGAATGGTTCATTTTCGCGAGAACCGTTTTAGGTTTTTGGATCTTGTCAAGAATTGGAAAGCTTCTCGAATTCCAAACTTGTCTCTTCATCG GATTGGTGATGGGCTTGACAGTTCCAAAGTTGTGGGAGAAGTATGGAGTTCAAATTCATAAGCAATTGGGTGACGTTAAAGAGAGATCAAAAGGAGTGTACGATACAACTCATGAGAAGATTTTAATGATGAAGAACAAGTTACAGCATGGTACATATGATAAAGTGAAAAAATCAGAGTAG
- the LOC104713808 gene encoding LOB domain-containing protein 10, with the protein MASTPCAACKLLRRKCTQECVFAPYFPPTNPQKFICVHRVFGASNVTKILNDLHPDQREETVNSLFYEAEARIRDPIYGCVGLISFLQQYLKKVQQDLVTAKEELSGYMGPDAVIPPPYLPPLGNNPPPNFMMSMEGMPPGVIPQGEPLMIREPNLSQQHQPQDDQLQFMASDAQRMAAMMMERGDQQGMFNGYGIDNNGSVTATGYNQMDVNDHGAGGSLSGPSLALGSFGDPYQMGQEADHGHIHHDQLQTQLMLQPPLQEGQEQTEEGQFLMQPMGQENLHEEEEEGELEPPVKWRKSENKEASF; encoded by the coding sequence ATGGCTTCAACACCTTGTGCGGCATGCAAGCTCTTGAGGCGCAAATGCACTCAAGAATGTGTGTTTGCGCCGTATTTTCCACCAACTAATCCTCAAAAGTTTATATGTGTTCACCGAGTCTTTGGAGCAAGCAATGTAACAAAGATCCTTAACGATCTCCACCCTGACCAACGTGAAGAAACTGTTAATTCTCTCTTCTATGAAGCCGAGGCGCGTATCCGTGACCCAATCTATGGATGCGTTGGACTCATCTCTTTCTTACAACAATACCTCAAGAAAGTCCAACAGGATCTTGTCACTGCTAAAGAAGAGCTTTCTGGTTACATGGGACCTGATGCTGTGATTCCGCCGCCTTACCTTCCTCCTTTAGGTAACAATCCTCCACCCAATTTCATGATGTCTATGGAAGGAATGCCACCTGGAGTGATCCCTCAAGGAGAACCCTTGATGATACGTGAACCAAACTTGTCTCAGCAACATCAACCGCAAGATGATCAGTTGCAATTCATGGCTTCTGATGCACAGAGAATGGCTGCAATGATGATGGAGAGAGGAGACCAACAAGGGATGTTCAACGGCTACGGAATTGACAACAATGGGTCGGTTACAGCCACGGGTTATAACCAAATGGATGTGAATGATCACGGTGCTGGTGGGTCGTTGTCTGGACCATCTCTTGCTTTAGGAAGCTTTGGTGATCCTTATCAGATGGGTCAAGAGGCAGACCATGGTCATATCCACCATGATCAACTTCAGACACAGCTCATGCTTCAGCCTCCATTACAAGAAGGTCAAGAGCAAACAGAGGAAGGACAGTTTCTGATGCAACCAATGGGACAAGAGAATCTccatgaagaagaggaggagggagAGCTTGAACCACCGGTTAAATGGAGGAAATCTGAGAACAAGGAAGCTAGTTTTTAA
- the LOC104713809 gene encoding uncharacterized protein LOC104713809, whose translation MASTVSLSLLSGGGGALQARCARTAYVSPRAAHPSKPAPPTFSLSGASRRNLLFSLTAATVVTGLQPASMAEDIPFFGIRKKLKKAEEEAVEIVKEGFETAEKGVDAAERGLEAAERGVETAEKEIVTAVSFNGLTQAGAVVAAELVGVLVATSVVNGILGPEAQKS comes from the coding sequence ATGGCTTCGACTGTTTCGCTTTCTTTACTCAGCGGTGGTGGCGGAGCTCTCCAAGCACGTTGCGCACGCACTGCGTATGTTAGCCCACGAGCAGCGCATCCTAGCAAACCAGCGCCTCCTACGTTTTCACTATCCGGCGCCTCTCGTAGGAATCTGTTGTTTTCTTTAACGGCAGCGACGGTGGTGACGGGACTGCAGCCCGCATCAATGGCGGAGGATATTCCGTTTTTCGGTATAAGAAAGAAGCTAAAgaaggcagaagaagaagcggtGGAGATTGTTAAAGAAGGTTTCGAGACGGCGGAGAAAGGAGTTGATGCGGCGGAGAGAGGGTTAGAAGCGGCGGAGAGAGGTGTAGAGACGGCGGAGAAGGAAATCGTGACGGCGGTCAGTTTTAATGGATTGACACAGGCCGGAGCAGTTGTGGCCGCTGAGCTAGTCGGAGTTCTTGTCGCCACGTCAGTGGTGAATGGGATTTTAGGACCAGAAGCTCAGAAATCGTAG
- the LOC109126304 gene encoding cold-regulated 413 plasma membrane protein 3-like codes for MFITFYVVKSFLMILDGTKWKYPNNMLISLLAPYLFASLPLVIFHFFRAGFGKWIALFTVVLRLFLPNHFPELLEIPSATVLFIVATPRDLVDAFRDDLKYTGGIVSLLTSFYLLDRHTKACGGFKNSFTQKDKLTYTICLYILSFYPFFSAFASLFY; via the exons atgtttattactttttatgtGGTTAAAAGTTTCCTGATGATTTTGGATGGAACAAAATGGAAGTACCCAAACAACATGTTGATTTCACTATTAGCTCCTTACCTCTTCGCTAGCCTTCCTCTcgttattttccatttttttag GGCGGGATTTGGGAAATGGATCGCACTCTTTACAGTTGTTCTCAGGCTTTTTTTACCAAACCATTTCCCTG AATTGCTAGAGATCCCAAGTGCAACGGTTCTTTTTATTGTGGCTACACCGAGGGATTTAGTGGATGCATTCAGAGACGACCTGAAATATACGGGAGGTATTGTGAGTCTTCTGACGAGCTTTTACCTTCTAGATAGACACACTAAAGCTTGTGGTGGTTTCAAAAACTCATTCACTCAAAAGGACAAATTGACTTACACCATTTGTCTTTATATTCTCTCTTTCTACCCTTTTTTCTCCGCATTTGCTTCCCTCTTCTACTAA
- the LOC104713810 gene encoding uncharacterized protein LOC104713810, whose translation MGICSSYESAQVATAKLILQDGRMMEFTSPVKVGYVLQKNPMCFICNADDMDFDNAVSAISADEEFQLGQLYFALPLSALHHSLKAEEMAALAVKASSALMRSGGSCGRDKCRCRRKCVSPVIFSARRVAAVGSDGVTRNGKRRGGGRRKYAAKLSKIEE comes from the coding sequence ATGGGTATATGCAGCTCGTACGAGTCCGCACAAGTGGCGACAGCGAAGCTGATCTTACAAGACGGGAGGATGATGGAGTTCACGAGCCCGGTCAAAGTAGGTTACGTGCTACAGAAGAATCCGATGTGTTTCATTTGTAACGCCGACGATATGGACTTCGACAACGCCGTATCCGCCATTAGCGCCGACGAGGAGTTTCAGCTTGGTCAGCTTTACTTCGCTCTTCCTCTCAGCGCGCTTCATCATTCTCTCAAAGCCGAAGAGATGGCTGCATTGGCTGTTAAAGCTAGCTCTGCTCTAATGAGAAGTGGTGGTTCTTGTGGCCGAGATAAATGCAGGTGTCGTCGGAAATGTGTCTCTCCGGTGATATTTTCGGCACGAAGAGTCGCGGCGGTGGGATCTGACGGAGTGACGAGGAACGGGAAAAGACGCGGTGGTGGGAGGAGGAAGTATGCGGCGAAGTTGAGTAAGATAGAAGAGTAG